TGAGCACCTCGATGGAGGCGCACACGAACCGAAGCGTGTCCGGAACGCATTCCAGACGGCGGTGTACATCGAGGGCGTGAAGAACGAACCGTTCTACGAGGACGGGATGGAGGTCCAGTTCAGTTTCTACGGCCTCCTCAACCGCACGTCCTTCGAGAGTACCCCGACTGGGTACGAGGTGTCCGCCCGCGGGTATCCGCGGGAAACCACGGAGATTTACGAGGAATATCACGACACGATCTGGGAACTCATTCGTGCGGCACACGACGGCATCACGGGCGAGGCCTACGAGCCGGAGCCGTTCGACCTCATCAACGAGGAGGCGTGCCCGGACTGTGACTATCGAGAGATGTGTGCTGACCGCTTGGCGACGGAGGTGCGACGATGAGCGACGACAGTGACGAGTACCCGTCGTGGTTCCCGGTTCCAGAGGAAGATGTGTCGCCGGAGCCCCAGCAGCGGGCGATTATCGACTCCGACGCGTACCCGATGCGGGTGCTCGCTGGGGCGGGGACGGGGAAGACGTTCACGATGGTGCGGAAGATCGAGCACCTCATCGACGAGGAAGACGTGTCTCCGGACCGGATTCTCGCGTTGACATTCACGAACAACGCTGCGGACTCGATGCGTGAAAAACTCAACGCGAAACTCGGCACGGCCGGGTACGACATCGGCGCGTACACGTATCACTCGATCTGCAACGAGATCCTCACCGACTACGCGTACGAAGCCGGGATCGATCCGGACTTCGAGGTCGCCACGGACGCCGAGAAGTACGCCATCGTGCTGGACGTCCTGGACGAGATCGAGTACCGGTCGGTCAAACCCAACGTGTACGGGAGCGACGGGTACGCGTCAGGGGCCGCGTCGAAGCTGCTCAACTTCATCGGGTCGATGAAACGCAGCGGCATCACGCCCGACGACATCGACGCCTTCCTCGGGACTGCCGACCGTGTCTACGAACTCGCCGACCTTCCGGAGCGCGCCGAGGCTATTGCCAGCGACCACCTGGGCGGCCGGTCCGTGTCGAGCGTGCTTGGCTCGCTTCCAGACGCACGCGCTGACCTCGTCGCTGAACGCGACGCGCTCGGGACGGACGGTATCGAAGCCAGCGTCCGCGACTTCCTCGACCGCCTCGTGGATCTCTGCGACGAGCTGGAAGCAGCGTTCGAAGCCCACGAGGCAGGCGACCGGGAGTTACCGGAAAACGCGTACAAGCTCCCGAAATACCTGCTCGGTGGATACGCGAGCGGTGCGCCGACAGGTATCCCGGACGATCTCGACCTCGAACTCACGGAGCACCTCGACTCGTTCCTCTCGGACTGCCTCACGGCCCGAGACCTGACCGCGGGCTATGCGGCCTACGAGCGCGAGCTAGATGAGCGGAATCTCATCGACTTCGACGGCCTCGTCGTGGAAACGGCTGCACTGATGGATTCGCCGGTCGGCGAAGAAATCGCAGACCGATGGGACTACGTGTTCTGTGACGAGTTCCAGGATACCGACCGACTTCAGTTCGACCTCGTCACGTCACTCGTCACCGACGACAACCTATTCGTCGTCGGCGACGACGACCAGGCGATCTACGAGTGGCGCGGGGCGCACGTCGCCAACATCACCGACGAACTTGACCGGGCGTTCGCGGCGCTCACCGACGAACCGTTAGAAGAGAACTTCCGATCCCGGCAGCCAATCCTCGACCTGGCGAACGAAGCGATACAGAAGCTCGATCACCGACAACGACACAAGACACTGAAACGCGTCGACGAACCCGAGTACGACGGGGACACTGTCGCTACCGTCGAGCTCCCGGACGAGGATGACGAGGACGGCGCGACCCAACTTCGCACCGTCGTTCAGAATTTACTGAGTGGTGGAGCGGCGAACCTCGACGAGGCGTACGACCCGGGCGACATCGCCCTGCTTGTCCGGAAGAACGACCACGCCACCCCCGTCATCGAGGAGTTCGAAGACGCCGGCATCCCGTACCAGGTTGCTGGCGATCTGGCCACGGAATCCGTCGGCGTCGGCACCGTGACCGCCTACCTGAAGGCACTCGCGCGGCCGGAAGACGAAGTGAGCTGGAATCGCGTCCTCCTGATGCGGTACCGGCTCTGCGATGCGGACCTCCGCACGCTCAACGCGGGCGACGACCCGCTCGTGGACACGCTGCGCGAGACGCCGCTCGACGAGTTCGGGGAACCCGACCGCGTCGCAGAGGCCCGTAAGCACGTCACGGAACTCCTCGGCATCCGTGACTCGGCGTCTCTCAGCCACCTGTACCGCGAACTCACGGACATCACGAACATCGAGTGGTATCTCAGCGAACAGGAGCGCCGGGATCTCGCCCAGCTGGAGGACGTCATCGAACAGTACGGGGACAGTGCTGTCCAACCACCGCTCACGCCGGAGTTCATCGACTCGCTCGAACACTACGACTCGCTGTTCGACGAGAGCGGCTCGACACCGACGAGTCAGCCGGACGTCGCCGACGACGCGGTCAACGTGATGACCATCCACAAGAGCAAGGGCCTGGACTTCCCGGTCGTCCTCATCCCGCAAGTCACAGCCGACGAGTGGGCACCGAGTTCACGCACCTACGACGCGCTCGAAACCGGCCTCTCGGACGGGCCGGAGGCGGCGTTCGCCGAGGACTTCGTCACGCGCGACGCCCGCGAAACCCGTCGCGTGTTCCACGTCGGAATCACGCGCGCCGAGGACATCCTCGTGTTGCAGGGAGGACGAGAGGAAGCCGACCCCGACGAAACGCATCCGATGGTAGAGGCAGTCGACGACATTCTGCCATCCCAAACCCCGTGGGGACCGGAGCGGGGGAACCTTCCGATCTGGACCGACGTGCAAGCGTGCCTCCCGGACGAGGCGGTCGACTGGAGCGACACGCTGGCCAGCGAGACTGTCGGGGATATCGGTGGCACAATCAGACACGACGGCGACGAACTCTCACTCGAGGTAGCGCGCGACCGCCTGTTGAACCTCGCGAGGGCATCCATCGACGGAGACCTCACGACGGACGGTGAGCGATCGACGCTCCAGGTCGAATCGTTGACTGGGCCCTCGGCACCGTATCCATCGATTTCACACAGCTACACGTCGCTGACGGCCTACGAGGAATGCCCGCGCAGTCATTACCTCGAGTACGTGGTCAACGCCTTCCCCGACTATCGGAGATCCACAAGCGATGATGGAGACGGCGTGTCACAACGCGATATCGGCGTGCTCTTCCACGACACTGCGGAGCAAGCCGCGAACCAGTCGATTCGTGATCGGGACGTGTGGTACGAAATCTGCGAACGGCTCGCCAGCCAGCGGCGAGCGGAAGACGCACTCCCTGCTGCGAACGCGTGCATCGGCCGGTACTTCGAGTTGGCGTTGAGCGACTACGAGATCGTGGACGCGGAGCGAGAGTTCGAACTCGATCTCGACGGGCACGAACTCGTCGGATACATCGACGCCGTCTACCGGCTGCCGGACGGCGAGTTACTCGTCATCGATTACAAGGCAACTGAACGGTATCGGAACCTGCAGGAGGATAAGCAACTCCCGATCTATCTGTTGGCCTGCCGCGACCTGTACGACGAACCAGTCTCACGCGCAGGCTACGCCTACGTCGGCGATGTCGGCCCGAACGTCGAAACGCGTTCGTTCGACGAATCAGAACTTCGTGCGGTCGAGGACGACGTCGTGAGCAAAATGAATCGGATCTCGAATTCGTCGTTCGGAGAGTATCACGACGGTGAGCACTGCCAGTGGTGTCGACACAATCAGCTTCCGTGTTCCCCAGCATCGCTACGGAGTGACTGATAACTTCCGGCGGGGGTACGTACATATCATCAGCTCTGTTGAAATCCGTCGGGACTAATGGAACTGTTGAGTAGAGAGGAGGTACACAGTATCGCGGTGCTGAATATGCGCTCTGTATTCAGCACGAGCGCTGAAACCTACCACTGCCTGAGAATTTTGACAACCAATATCAAGTATGAATCGGCACTTGGGAACCTCCTGTTGTTCCTTCTGATCACACACTTCTTGGATACGAAGGGAGATTGAATTCACGCCCGACTCGCGGGGCAAGGAACTGATGGACCACCTCCAGTTCGAGATACGTCGGATCGTCCAGAAGCCGCGCCATCAGCACGAGCGACCGACCAAGCGACAACGTATCGGACTGCTCCTCTACGCTCTCGATTGAGAGGTCAATATCTTCGAAAGCCCCAAGCATCCGATCGAGACCACTCACGAGCAGACGCTTGACTGCCTCGTACTCGACGGCGGATAACGATCGTCCGGCTGCAATTTTCTCGGTGACTGTGTCCGGATCGACCTGAGACTGCGTTTCGATCGTAACTGTCGCCGTTCCGCTGGTAAACGGCCCCTCCAGTTCCTGATCGAGCGCCCGAAGCAGGCCGTACTCGACGAGCTGTTCGAACAGAATGCCGATGTCTCGCGAACCGGCGTAGAGGAATGTGATTGCCCCAATAACACCGGACATCTCGTCTTCGCGGAGTGGCAAGTCGTCCGACTCGGCGTCATCACCCGTCAACGGATGAAGTTCGGCGAACACTTGTTTCCGATCTTCCGGATCGAGTTCCTTGGAGAGCAGTTCGAGATCCTTCAGCGAATTTCGAATACGTTTCCGCATCCGGTAGCGCGTGTTCGTCTCGGACTGTTCCACCTCGTACTCCGCCTCTCCGCGAAGATATTCTCTCTGGGCGGGCGTCAGGAGGGCAGGATCACGACTCATACACAGCTTTTGATTATTTACTAACTGAGTATTTGTGACTACAGGTAGCAACCACGCAAGATGATCCGAGCGGTTGAATCGACACGGACCGAGAAGCGCCCGTCAAACCGATACTGTCGACGTACTCGGCGTGGCAAGTCAGTGGAACAGGCACCCAGTTACCGTACCGAGCGGTGTCTACTGATCCCCGCGCAATTCCGACGCTCTAATTCACAAGGGGAGTCTAGTCATTTGACTCCAAGAGAGCAATCGTGTAGAACTGACGAGTGCGACCATGCATCCACCGAGGTGAACAACTGATGACTGCTGGCCTCAGCTGCCCAACTTGTGATCGGTCGACACTCGAATCAGTCTCTGAAGAGGCTATGTGCGAGTGTACGAACTGTGGGCAACGGACTCACGTCGCCATGGCTGCCCGCGAGGATTTGGAAGATTTAGCGACTTCCGACCTCCCCTGTTCAGATATCGCTGAAACGCTGTTAGCGATCGTTCAAGAGAATGGATAATCGTCGTCTGCGTGCTAACGAGGCCGTGTTGGGTCTGACCCGCAACGACAACTCTGCTTCCCTGTTTCGCTTTCGTAGCTGGTCAACACGAGATTCCACTAATCAGAAGCTGTCTTGGACGGCATCCATCTTGCACTGAACACAGAGGTCGTCGAAGATACAGCCGACGTTGTCGTAGGGGCAGACGTGGTCTTCAGTTTCGACCGAGAGGCGGCGTTTCTGCTGTCGCCATTCAACCTCCCAAGCGTCGATAGACATCTCGCTGGAGGTGAAGACGATCTCGCCATCGCGGTTCTCGATTTTCGCGACCGTCCCTGGCGCGAGTTCCTCTTTCACGACCGCGATGGCTTCCTCGTAGGACTGACAGTCGCGCCGCTCTCGGTCCGTGTCGAGCAAGACGACCGTGATCGAACGATCAGTCGTCTCGGTCGGTTCGGGGGCTCGTGTCACCATGTACAGCCGTCTCTTAGAGAATAATAAATTCTCGCCTGCCAGGAGGATCGATCGAAAGGAGACAACAGGAGAAACGGAAATAATACATCGAGCGTCAAGCAACGGCAGACAGAGACCACAGATAGGTATGACACTCGAGCGGTCGATTCGTGCATGATGTACAATTTCGCTCCGGCGGCCGAGGACGAACGGATCGTCTTCGGCGCTTGTCGTCCGAATCATCCACGACGAGCGCCACCCGACAGTTCGGTCGACGATTGGGTGCGATATATGCAGGAACGAGACGTCGAACGCGTCTGCTGTCTGCTCGACGAGACACATCTGAGCGAGTACGACGACCTCCTCGACACCTACGCGGCGGCGTTCGGTGAGGATCGCGTGACGCACGCGTCGATCGAGGATTTCAGCGTCGTCGATCGACGGACGCTCCACGAGACGATCCTGCCGTTTCTCGACGCGTCGAACGCCGCCTCGGAACGAGTCGTCGTCCACTGTTCGGCGGGCTCGGGCCGAACGGGACACGTACTGGCGCTCTGGCTGGCACACGATCGAGGCTGTAGCATCGAGGACGCCGTCGCCGAAGTACGTCGAATGGGACGTCGACCGCTCGAGGCCGCGAGTAGGGCAGACTTGCGCGCGTTGCTGTAACAGACTGCCGTACCGGATGCGGTAACGCCTCTCAACTGTGAAATCCGATCTCCCGCCAACAGTGCTCACGATGGGATCGGTCGGTGCGATTAGGTAGCTTGGACGACTACTCACCGATATGGACGACCACACCCGAGACGACACTGTGGGCCCCCCAACCTCGGGAGATCCCACCGGGTGGGATAACGGCCGTGGACCGTCTAACGGGTGGGAACACGGGACGCTCCGACGAGCAGTAATTCATGGGGTGCGCCTCTACAACGCCGGCGAGTACCACGAGGCGCATGATTGTTTTGAAGCAGAGTGGTACAAC
This window of the Haloplanus rubicundus genome carries:
- a CDS encoding ATP-dependent helicase; its protein translation is MSDDSDEYPSWFPVPEEDVSPEPQQRAIIDSDAYPMRVLAGAGTGKTFTMVRKIEHLIDEEDVSPDRILALTFTNNAADSMREKLNAKLGTAGYDIGAYTYHSICNEILTDYAYEAGIDPDFEVATDAEKYAIVLDVLDEIEYRSVKPNVYGSDGYASGAASKLLNFIGSMKRSGITPDDIDAFLGTADRVYELADLPERAEAIASDHLGGRSVSSVLGSLPDARADLVAERDALGTDGIEASVRDFLDRLVDLCDELEAAFEAHEAGDRELPENAYKLPKYLLGGYASGAPTGIPDDLDLELTEHLDSFLSDCLTARDLTAGYAAYERELDERNLIDFDGLVVETAALMDSPVGEEIADRWDYVFCDEFQDTDRLQFDLVTSLVTDDNLFVVGDDDQAIYEWRGAHVANITDELDRAFAALTDEPLEENFRSRQPILDLANEAIQKLDHRQRHKTLKRVDEPEYDGDTVATVELPDEDDEDGATQLRTVVQNLLSGGAANLDEAYDPGDIALLVRKNDHATPVIEEFEDAGIPYQVAGDLATESVGVGTVTAYLKALARPEDEVSWNRVLLMRYRLCDADLRTLNAGDDPLVDTLRETPLDEFGEPDRVAEARKHVTELLGIRDSASLSHLYRELTDITNIEWYLSEQERRDLAQLEDVIEQYGDSAVQPPLTPEFIDSLEHYDSLFDESGSTPTSQPDVADDAVNVMTIHKSKGLDFPVVLIPQVTADEWAPSSRTYDALETGLSDGPEAAFAEDFVTRDARETRRVFHVGITRAEDILVLQGGREEADPDETHPMVEAVDDILPSQTPWGPERGNLPIWTDVQACLPDEAVDWSDTLASETVGDIGGTIRHDGDELSLEVARDRLLNLARASIDGDLTTDGERSTLQVESLTGPSAPYPSISHSYTSLTAYEECPRSHYLEYVVNAFPDYRRSTSDDGDGVSQRDIGVLFHDTAEQAANQSIRDRDVWYEICERLASQRRAEDALPAANACIGRYFELALSDYEIVDAEREFELDLDGHELVGYIDAVYRLPDGELLVIDYKATERYRNLQEDKQLPIYLLACRDLYDEPVSRAGYAYVGDVGPNVETRSFDESELRAVEDDVVSKMNRISNSSFGEYHDGEHCQWCRHNQLPCSPASLRSD
- a CDS encoding protein-tyrosine phosphatase family protein, which codes for MYNFAPAAEDERIVFGACRPNHPRRAPPDSSVDDWVRYMQERDVERVCCLLDETHLSEYDDLLDTYAAAFGEDRVTHASIEDFSVVDRRTLHETILPFLDASNAASERVVVHCSAGSGRTGHVLALWLAHDRGCSIEDAVAEVRRMGRRPLEAASRADLRALL